Part of the Salvia hispanica cultivar TCC Black 2014 unplaced genomic scaffold, UniMelb_Shisp_WGS_1.0 HiC_scaffold_818, whole genome shotgun sequence genome is shown below.
CACCGTTCTCCAGTCAGTTGGTATTAGAAAAGCATGCTGCAACAAAGTACACTGATCACATGTTCAAGAGAGTGCAACGTGAGATAGTGGACGCATTGCACCATTGTAGCACTGATGGTTTGTTGAAAGATGATGTGTTAGAGATCTCCACAATAAAGGACAAGTATAGTAAATCTTGGGTTGTTACCTACACGATCAGTGAGGATTCGTATTCCTGTTCTTGCAAATTGtttgggagagagagaattctTTGTAGtcatatatttttggttttcaaGAACAGGTTTTTGAAGGTTATACCTGATAAGTACTTCCATGTGAGGTGGTTGAAGACTGCCTTAGCTGATGCTATTCGTGGACCAGCTCGATGTTTGACAGATCCTGAACTTTTATCAGATCCAAACCAACAGTCAAAGAATAAAGTTGCTGACATATTTTTCAGTTACATGAAAAAATTTGATGCTGATAGTGCCATCATTGATTTGTTTTCAGTTGGAATTGATGAGCTTGGGAAGAGTCTTATGACAAGAATCCATGAACCATCTTCAGGAGACAAGGATAAGCCAGTTAAAGATTTCTATTTTGCTGAAAAGCCAGCTGTGGTTAGAGTACAACCACCATCAGTTGTGTCCACCAAAGGTTCGAAAAGTGATTCCAAAAGCCG
Proteins encoded:
- the LOC125200122 gene encoding protein FAR1-RELATED SEQUENCE 5-like, producing MGQAPKMIVTDQDRGMRAAIRDVLVDTKHRWCMWHIMLKLTDKIPRRCLENEELKKEISACVWSEVLEPEEFEDSWMGIMERYELLHVEWFVTMFDDREMWVPAYFRDFPMGSLIRTTSVSESENSFYKTFTRPRSNLVEFIMNFDHALAAQRNSSSKLDYMDSTIIPPFSSQLVLEKHAATKYTDHMFKRVQREIVDALHHCSTDGLLKDDVLEISTIKDKYSKSWVVTYTISEDSYSCSCKLFGRERILCSHIFLVFKNRFLKVIPDKYFHVRWLKTALADAIRGPARCLTDPELLSDPNQQSKNKVADIFFSYMKKFDADSAIIDLFSVGIDELGKSLMTRIHEPSSGDKDKPVKDFYFAEKPAVVRVQPPSVVSTKGSKSDSKSRLVSAKEKAIKLNSKPLRQCKKCGEFGHHDSRNCGRQKGK